DNA sequence from the Dryobates pubescens isolate bDryPub1 chromosome 8, bDryPub1.pri, whole genome shotgun sequence genome:
CATTGCCCCAGACAGTGCTTCTAGTGAGGGAAGGATTTTGTGGGTTGAgattttgagcacaagccctctgaggagaggctgagggaggtggggttgtttagcctggagaagaggaggctcaggggagatcttattgatctctacaactacctgaagggaggttgtagccaggtggggattggtctcttctcccaggcaaccagctccagaacaagaggacacagtctcaagctgcaccagggagaagtttaggcttgatcttagaaagaaagaaggctggaggtgaggagaaagttcttcccagaaagagtaattggccactgggatgtgctgcccagggaggtggtggagtccccatccctggcggtgttcaagagggaattggatgtggcacttgaagccatggtttagtcagtcctgaggtgttgggtgacaggttggacttgatgatctctgaggtcttttccaacctcattgattctatgtttctatattGGTATGGAAGGAAATGACTTGTGGTGACTTAGTTCCAAGTAACACATCCAATGTAACCTATAGCTACTGCATGTCACCTGTGATCCAGCctctggcagagccctgcttgaGAGCTGCACTCAAGATTTCTTTGAACAGACCATTCAAAGATGGTTTTGTTGCTTCTGCTCCTCACAAACCCTCTCTTTATTCTCCTGGGTGTAAAAGTGGGGGAGAAGTGGCATTCCTGTTCACCAAAAGGACACTAAAATAAGCAAACAGACCTACCCCAAATAACCCTCTATTTGCTTCACATGGCCACTTATTTACATACTTTCTGcattcttctctctttgttgtttgttttttttccctgtagctCACTCCAAATCTCTTCCTGAAGCAAATGCTGGAGAGGTATGAGAAGTCAGGGCCAGGCAGTAGCAATGTGGATGAAAGGGTTACAGAAACATGGAATAATCTCATGCTTCAGGTAATAACACTGAAAACTCTCACTAATTACTaaatgctctgcagccctggaatTTCAATGCCTCCTTGGGGATGCTCAGTAATGTAGAGGATGGTATCTGCCTTGATCCTTGAAGTCCTGCTGCACTCCCCTTTTTGCTTGTTTATCAGACGGCGAGCTGGCAAAGGCAAGCACTTCAAAAATCTCTCCCATAAATCTGTGGTTAATGCCTAACCAGCCATGTGGAGGGTgtagctggggaggtggtgctgtGACCTGACCCCATAAagacctttcccttctcttctcccaccgAACAAGTGCTGTGGGGTGTACGGCCCCTCTGACTGGCAGAACTACACATCTGCCTTCCGCGCCACCCACAAAGACGCCGACTTCCCTTGGCCACGCAATTGCTGTGTCATGGATTCCCAAGGGGATCCTCTCAGCGTGGAAGGCTGCAACCTTGGATTCTCTGGCTACTATAAGAGCAATGTAAGATCCCCTTGGCTTTAATTAATATTTGTTGGTCAACAGCACCTTGTTGGAAGGGAAGGAAGTAATGAATAGCTTTCCTCCTCCGGTGTGAGCTATTGGTGTGCAAAAGATTGCTGGAGGAGAAACAGTGCCTGGGTAGGATCCTGGccatttagcctggaaaagagaagacagaggggatcttataaatgcatataaatatctaaagggtagaggtcatgaggatgtgctctttttatttgcttccaGTGAAAGGACAGTGGGTGCAAAcaagaacacaggagatttcacttgaacttaaggaataacttctttcctttgagggtgctggagcactggaccaggctgcccagggaggttgtggagtctccttctctagagactttcagaACCCATCTgagtgtgttcctgtgcagcctgatctaggtgaacctgcgaTTCTTCATTCATTAAACTGCCTCTCCTTGTTATTTTACACTCTTTGAGTGCATGGCTGGTTGTCATCTCCTTGGCCATCAGTGCTTTCACATTGATTAAGAGTACAGTAAAGAGGATGATTTGTGGGACTACAGATAAGATCCTGAGCAATATcctgaaagggggggggggggggactttgagggtggcagagcagtggagcaggctgtccagagatgtTGTGAAGTCAcgttctctggagactttcaaaacctccctggatgtgtttctgtgtgatttcctctaggtgagcctgctctgtGAGGGGTGTTGAACTAGATggccttcaaaggtcccttccaacccctaccattctgtgattctgcaataaGGACTCTCATGGTCAGGAGAGAACTGTTTAGAAAActctcccagtgccaccagaAAGAAATTACATTTCCAACATATAGATGGACAGTAGCTAAATCAAACTTAGTCAAACATAAGGGCATGCTGTATGAGTGAGCAAGTCAGCAGTTCATCTCCTCAAGGTAGAACTTCTAAGTAGACCAGCTTGGCCTATTTAAACAAATTGCTGGGTCATGAGCATCAACTGGTGCACAACCAAGCATTTGTAGGTGGTGTTCAACCTTCCAAATCTACCTGTAGCTTTTTTATTCTGGAGGTCAACTCTGTGTTGGCTGTGTTTGGTTATATATGTATAGTTGGCAAGTGCATGGCATGGGATGTTGTCCTGGAAGTGTCTGAGATGAGCCTGCTTTGCGTTTGGAGCTAGAAACAGGTAGGCTATCTGTTAAGTTTTCAGTAAGCCGTGTAGCCCCGGCTTGTTTTTCTTGAGACACTGTGAGCTacccaaacagcagcaggagaagagcatgcccccctcagtctctcttaGAGGTGGATAAGCTTGTCACCTTGCAGTACAAGCTCAGAGCTGGTGTTGATTCATTCACGTTTGTCTTACAGGGTTGTTATGATGCTATTTCTGGGCGGATGAACGCTCATGCCTGGGGTGTTGCCTGGTTTGGTTTCGCCATCCTCTGCTGGACTGTGAGCATTTAGTATTTGCCTTCACTGCTTCTTCTCTTGTCTTGCTATTTCACACCCAGCTGGGTGGGGGTGGATGAAGGGAGTGACGCATTTGAAAGGTCTGCAGGTTATTGTTACTCATTCGTCACCAGTCTGCCTGTAGCCAGTTCCCCTAACAGGGCTACATTTGCGTCGCATTCTGGCTGCCACAGGTAAGGAGCTAGGCgtccttcctgcctgctgtggcttGCTGCCATCTCAGTGATACaacagaacacacacacagagcttgcAGACGCTTCTTTTGGtttactttctttttaattctacCTGGTTTTGTGAAGGGAGGGTTCTGgcttggactcggtgatcctgagggtcttttccaacctgaatgtttccgTGATTCTGTATCGGATCACCCACACAACATTCATGACAGATAATTCAGTGTCTAGTTTGAAGACTTTGCATGAGTGTTTTAAGCACTCAGGGTTCAGCAGCCTTGTGACAGATAAtcctcagtgagcagagagTTCCTGTCAAATAGTTAGGGCTGCACATATCTCCCATATCTTCTCTCTTCGCTGTGAAGCTTCTGTGCAGATAGAGAGCCTTAAGCTTCCTCTGCCTGAACGGACTTTGCTTATCAAGGCCTCCTGTTGCTCTATCCTACCAGTGGGACTAAATGTGGCTGGGGGAGAGATGGGGAGAAGGAAATGAAGAGCAGAGATACTTAGCAGTCTTGTCGTTTcagttctgtgtcctccttGGTACCATGTTCTACTGGAGCAGAATTGATTACTGAAGGCCCAGTGTCCTCAGCGCTGTCCCGAAGCACCGTGTGAAACTGCATTTGTCCATCTCttgctccatccttcttgtgcCATGCAGGATTTGAAGTTTTCCCACTACCTCTCCCATACATATTTTTGCTCTTCTAAAAACTTGGCACACAGAGATGGTGCTTCCAGAAAAGAATCTTCTTGTTCTTTCTTTGCCCCTTGTTCTGCAGCCTGAATGCCTCCTGGCTGAGGCCCAATCCTCCTTTTGCTGTGCAAGAAGTCCTCTGAGCATAAAACAAGAagtggttggccttgatgatctcaaaggtctcttccaacctccacagTTCTGTGATCCAAAGTGATCTGGTTTGTTCTGCGAGGACATCAGAAAGGAAAAGGCCCATGTATGCTTGTTCCAGGAAAATCTCTCTCTAAAACTAGGTTAAATGTAAATCTCAATGCTAAAGACTCTGGCAAGGGCTATGTGAGCAAAAGTATAACCTCCTGTGACCACTaatgacagatgctggaagaGAGAAGACTGCAGATGCCTCTAATACACTTTTATCGTTCTGCTTCTGTTCCTAGTCTCTGTCACTCCTTGCCTTGGAATAAGGCAGATTCTCTAAGAGTTTAAGTGTGTCAGCAGTAAAGATAAGTCACAGATAAAAAGTCTGTTGCTAGTCAGGCCAAATGAAAGGTCATCTCACTCCTCAGCAGTGTGCTTGCCTGTATTCAAGCCTACCTCCTGTCACTGATGAAACCACTGCATGTGCTCCTACCTTCAGAAGTGCCAGTCCAGACAAAGCTTCATTTACTACCAAGTGACTCCTTCAAGAAGCTGTTACGTACTTCACAGAAGATCTCACACCTTTGTGGGCTGGAATATGTGCAGAATACAAGGGGACCTGTGCTGTAGTTGGCTTTGAGAAAGTGGCTGTCCCATGCCCCTAGATTAGCACACTTCTTGCTTCAGTTTTATGCATGTACATGGCCATGTCCCCTGTGTAATTCCCCTTCCACAGCCCTGGATCACGTAGAACAGAAGGCAAACAGCGGCAGTGAGTAACTCTTGAAGGAAAATGCAAGCACAGAGTTAATTGAATCAAATCCAGTCCTTGTATCAGCAGCTACAGTTCTCACCCAGTTCAATAGGGGCTGTTTACTTTGGCACAGACTGAGCTGGTGTCCTTCCTAGTGAACACTTCAGTTGCATGTGTCATGTGAAATACGCTCCTGTACAGAGCATTTTAAAGTGAAGCCTCTTCCTAAGGTGTTCTGGTTCAGGCCCTGACACTTGCCAGCTACCTTGAGTCTTTGTTTTTGTATATTCACCAAAATactaattaaaaagaaacagaagtgaAATATTTGCCTTGTTCAAGACCTTTTCTTTTGTGGGGAAGCACAGTGCTACAGAAACTCTCTAGCTGAATCGTCCCTTGTTGAGTTCTAGGGGGCAGAAGGAGGCAGGTGGAAGGGTGAACACCTTGAGGATGAAAGAGATCCCTGCAACTTTGAAGGGGTTTTCTGTATGAGTGTgccttcagaaaggaaaatccCCATAGAACAGCCACTCCACTGGTTCAGTGGGAGGGTGACTCTCTTGGAAACTCTGGAGTCAGCTATTCCTTAAGGAAATTATTCTTCAGCAGGGTTTTCATGAGACTCAAGGCATGGATAGAACCTGCAGACCATATATGTCCATGGTCTGGATTTGGTTTTGAAATGGGGGTGattctggggcagggggagctgtgtgctgctgaaagCTACAATAATAGCTACATCTAAAGTAATCTACAGAGAATCACTGTCTGCCCAAGTTAGGCAGAAATGGCCAAGACAGGgttctctgctgcttgccatgAACTGCAGATCTCTGCCAAGGGCAActgcagagaagagagaaatgggGGAGGacagtgcaggcacacagctgctgtcctTTCTTGGCCAAAGCCTTGCTATAGCTCTTCAGTCATAGAATCCTTCATACTGCTCTCCTATGTAAATGGCTCTTGCTAGAATTATTTCTGACACTCAGGTAATTCAGCAAATGGGTGAAACAACTGGCTATGGGACTTTGCAGTGACTAGCAAGGTTTTCTCTTTATGGATGTGGCTGGAgattgtgtagcctggagaagaggaggctcaggggtgacctcattgccctctacaactgcctgaaaggtggttgtagccaggtgggtgttggtctcttctcccaggcaaccagcaccagaacaaggggacacagtctcaagctgccccaggggaggtttagactcgaggtgaggagaaagttcttcactgagcgagtcgtttgtcattggaatgtgctgcccagggaggtggtggagtcaccatccctggaggtgttcaaggggagattggacatggcacttggtgccatggtctagtcatgaggtctgtggtgacaggttggacttgatgatccttgaggtctcttccaaccttggtgatactgtgatatagcCTGGGGAAAACTTTAGGACTACAGAAACAGGTGATTTAAAACATTACTTTCTTCCTTGGGCCTTTTGCTTCAGATCCTgatctgaaggtctcttccttgCTGCCACATCTAAATGTGATATGATTATGGTACTTTGTAGAGAAAATGCTGCAGGATTTTGAGGAGAAATGGAACTGAGACTACTTTGAATAGAGTATTGCAGTATTAACTGCTCCAACCTGTTGAAAATCATACCACCGACCTATTGCATAAATGGCAGCTTAAGCCAATTAAGTTTGGTTTACTTCAAATTTGGTTTCTGCCTCTTAATCTTTGCCCTCACATTGCACTGTATGATTCATGGTTTGAACACAAAACAATCCATAAATAAAAGCTGTGATGAACAAAAGACCCAGGAAATGGTGGATCTGTGCAGAAGTTCCACATATGCCACACTGCAACCAGAAGCAAGCAGCTTAATCCACCTGAACTGAGGCAGAAGACAAAGGCTGGACTGAGAGCAGAACCAGGCTGAGCAGGCCAATGGAAAATCCTGCACAGCTTTTTCTGGTTTTTCAGCTTCTGAAGGCTGATTCCAATCTCTGCAAGTTCCTTACCTGGGATGCCACAGGAGGGTGAGGAAGGGATGGAGCCTGTAACAGGAATGGTGGTGAGCTGGTTTACATGTGAAGAGATCGTGGTCATCCTCAGCTGTTTAGATTGCTGCCTAAAGGTATGGATGTGGAATGggataggagaggagaggataggatggagtggaatggagtggagtggaatggaatggaatggaatggaatggaatagaatagaatagaatagaccacgttggaaaagacctttgagagattgagtccaacctatcacccaacaccatctaatcaactaaaccatggcaccaagcaccccatccagtctcttcctatgCATACATACATGAAAACTGCTGGACTAGGATAGCATGAAGAAAAAACAAttctccaggtgaaagctgtggggtttgtttgcagatttgctctgtgtgtttgtCTCTAGATGTGAATATTCACAGTTCTCTCCTAGCATAAAAGAAGTGTGTTTCACTTCTGCCACGGAGTTGGCCACTGTATTTTTAGATTATTAATTTATTGTAATATGCCCAGCTCTGAGACATTAGAAACTCACTGAGGAACCTTCTCTGTTCATGCTTGACAGAGCAGCACGGCCTCCAAGCCAGCTAGAAGCCCAAATCCTCATCTGCCCCCCTCCATACACAGGCAGATGTAACCTGATACCTTTCACGGTGCTGAATGTTTGCGGCTGGCAGGACTGAAGGTCTCTGTTCCTTCGGGCAGTAGGGCAATGTGGGGTTGCCTTTGTATATTTTATGCCTTGCCCATATGTTTTTCCAACAGACCTTTCTGCCCCTTCCTCCATTCCCCTCTCTTCTTCTGCATTAGTCTTTTTTGCACAGGCTCTCCAGGACAgtgaagaccttattgctctctacaactacctggatggaggttgtagccaggtgggggttggtctcttctcccaggcaaccagcaccagaacaagaggacacagtctcaaactacaccaggggaagtttaggctggaggtgaggagaaagttcttcccagagagagttgttaggcattggaatgtgctgcttggggaggtggtggagccaccgtccctggaggtgttcaagaggggattggatgtggcacttgaagccatggtttagtagtcaggaggtgctgggtgataggttggacttgatctctgaggtcttttccaaccttattgtttctatgTTTTCTCCTTACCGTGCTGGTCCATGTACAACATACCATGTCTGGCCACTATGTGCTGTGCTTGCATCTGGCTACTCGCCTCACtgcaaaaagcagcagccaggcagaggcatTCTGTACCCTCTGACTCAGATCATTTATTCCCCATCCTGCTCACTGCCCTTGCATCCTTGTCTTTCACATTCCTGACAACACAAACTTGTGCCAAGCAAATGTTTATTAGGACCAATTATGTCCTAAAACCAGCTCATAAATGAAGACTCCTTCTCCCATCCCTCGGCAGCCTTGGCCTCTGGCAACTGGGGAAAGCCTCTGCAACGTGTGGTATGCTGGGAACCTCCTGCAAGAACTCTGCCTGTAATCTCAGGCATCTGTCTTTAGGAGATCCCTCTGTGCAGGGATGACTGCTGAGGGTTCTCCtcaacaggaaaagaagaaaaaaaatcgaGCTGAGGGTGTTTCTGACGGTGTCAGCTTGCACACGAGGTGAAATTCCAGCACAGACAAGGTCATCTGCAGTTCTTGCACACTCACTGCTTGAGATAAACTCTTGGAGAGAGCTAAGTGATGAGCAGTGAGCTGCTCTCGCTACTCAGAGCTGTTACTGACTGTGAGTGAACGCAGGACTGAAAACCTTCCCTCTGCATTTTTGACAAGGCAACACTCACCTCTAGCAGGGTACTCTGTCTGGCACAAAGGCTGGAGAAGGTAAATCCAAGCCACTTCAAATAATCCCTGAAGATAATCAAACTAGCCTTCTTTACATCTCTCTTCTGCCTTCACTATCTGACTCTTCATGTTTAAAGCAATTTATCTatcaataaaataaaacaaaaaagtgaATAAAGCAGTTTGTGAGTACCTATTTTTTTCTGATCTAAACTTCTTCCTGATTCTtaggaaagagggaggaaagcatagcatagcatggcatggcatggcatggcacagcatagcatagcatagaatggaatagaattaaccaggttggaaaagacccctgaaatcatcaggtccaacctatcactcaacaccatctaatcaactaaaccatggaaccaagcaccccatccaggctcttcctaaacacctccagtgatggtgactccaccacctccctgggcagcacattccaaaggccaatctctctttctgtgaagaatttcttcctaatatccagcctaaacctcctctggcacagcttgagactgtgtcctcttgttctggtgctggttgcctgagagatgagaccaccccccacctggctacaacctctcttcatgtagttgtagagagcaagaagatccccccctagccttctcttctgcaggctaagcaaccccagctccctcagcctctcctcacagggctgtgctccaaacccctccccagctttgttgcccttctctggacaccttccagcaactcaacatctttcctaaactgaggggcccagaactggacacaggactcaaggtgtggcctaaccagtgctgagtacaggggaagaataacctctgttgtcctgctggccacactgttcctgatactggccaggatgccattggccttcttggccacctgggcacagtagCAGTTACCTGACATTTTAGAAGCTAGTTCAGCTCTATGTTATGGCTGctttagggtttgggttttttgggggttatTTTGCTTTTTGAGTTTtacttctctggaaactttcccTGTTTAATAGTCACCATGTGTGTTATTCTCCTTTCTCCAGCTGTGGTTTTTCCCATCTTTCTGTTCTTTGTGGTTCATTCCTAAGCAGCTACTAAGTTTtctttgaagccatttcctctgacTGAATTCAAATATTTCCTGGTCTTTTCAGATAAGGGATTTAAATGATAAAGAGATATCTGTTCCCTGGAGCAGATGTACTATGGAAGAAAACAGGTCCAGTTTAAAGAGGTATCTGAACCCAAAGTGCATCACATTATTCCCATGAATTTTCAAGGTCTGCAAAAGATATTTCATCTTTCACTTCAGTTTGCAAATGAGATGTGAGAAAATTTCTGCCCTCTTTTATTATAGCGTGAACCAAACATTCTTGGTTTAGCCCTCATGCTCTAGCTAACGTTTGGGGGCATCAGGACTTGGCTAGGTCTGAGGTTTGCAGCTCCCATTCatttataatcatagaatggtacaggccagaagggacctccaaaggtcatgtagtcaAACCTtgctgcagtcatcagggacatccccaactagaccaggctgccatggaatggaatggaatggaatggaatggaatggaatagaatagaatagaatagaatagaatggcatagcattaaccaggttggaagagaccttcaagatcatcgcatccagcctatcatctaacaccatctaatcaactaaaccatggcaccaagcaccccatccagtgactccaccacctccatgggcagcacattccagtggctaacaactctctcagtgaagaactttctcctcacctccagcctaaacttcccctgctgcagcttgagactgtgtcctcttgttctggtgctggttgccagggagaagagaccaaccccctcctggctacaatctcccttcaggtagttgtagagagcaagaaggtctcccctgagcctgctcttctccaggctaaacaaccccagctccctcagcctctcctcacagggctgtgctcaaggcctctccccagccttgttgcccttctctggacacgttcaagtgtctcagtgtccttcttaaactgaggggccccgagctggacacaggactcaaggtgctgagtacaggcgcacaatgacttccctgctcctgctggccacagtattcttGATgcctgccaggatgccattggccttcttggccccctgggcacactgctggctcatgttcaggcagctgtcaatcagcacccccaggtccctttctgtttggcagctctccagccacaccgaccccagcctgtagctctgtagATCATAACTAGATTTTCAGTGTGCCTTTTGCTTAATTTTCACAACCATGAGAatgctgggggaaggggagggcagTTTGAGATTCTTCTCTTGTCTTATGGCCAAGTCATTGCTAGATTCTGTGGCACAAAGAATACCAAAATATCCTTTCTCGAGCACCACTAATAATCAACTGTGGCTAACAACAATGACAGAGGTCAGCAGACATGGTTTTCTCTCCCACTTTGTGTGCCAGTTGCCATGGTAAGCAGGAAGCACAACCCAGGCATTTTCCTAAAGGAAACTGAAGTCATGAAGGAGGTAGGGAAGAGAGTCAAGCATTGAATTCAGCTGCTGAGTAGTGAAAAAATGTGTTTCATTTAACCTAATGATTCATCTGTTTTTTGCACGGGAGAACAAAGAACAGGCTTCataagaagaggctcaggggagaccttttattgctctctacaactacctgaagggaggctgtagccaggtgaaggttggtctcttctctcaggcaaccagcaccagaacaaaaggacagattcacaagctgtgccaggggaggtttaggctggatgttaggaagaagttcttcatagaatgataaattggccattggaatgtgctgcccagggaggtggtggagtcaccatcactggaggtgtttaggaggagacttgatggggtgcttggtgccatgagttagttgattagatggtgttgggtgataggttggacttgatcttgaaggtgttttccaacctggttaattctattctattctattctattctattctattctattctattctattctattccattccattccattccattccattccattccattccaatctaaTATAttctcctattctattctgttctattctattctaatgtattctactctactctaatctactctattctactctattctcttctcttctcttctcttctcttctcttctcttctcttctcttctcttctcttctcttctcttctcttctcttcaatgTAATGAGATGGAGCTCTGAGTCTTTTTGATCAATGTATGCCATAATTTCACTTGCTGTTGGCATTACTATGGGATACTGAATTTTAAGGGTAAATTGTAACCTCCAATAAGAAAAGTGTGTGGTCAGACCCTAACCCTTATCCCCACAGTCAAAACCCAGACAAACATAGCTTGGTATGCTGGCCACTCACACAGCAACAAAGGAAGGGTTCAACCTTCACGTCAGAGGAAGACAGAGGCATTTGCACTGCATTTGCAAACCAAAGCCAGGAGAAAGAAACATCCCAAAGCATCACTAGGGCACAGGTGTGGTTTTGTAAAAACTCCAGTTTAATCTCATGGCTGAGACCTGGCCAaacatcactttttttttgttctttgttttgttttgttttgtttttttctctgttggatttttttcctttttggggtgttttgtttgtttctttgtttgtttgtttgaa
Encoded proteins:
- the UPK1B gene encoding uroplakin-1b yields the protein MAKSDDGIHILQGLLVFGNVIIGMCGIALTAECIFFVSNPHGLYPLLEATENTDIYAAAWIGIFVGFALLALAILGIIGVIKANRTLLLVYIILMLITYAFEMASCITAATHRDFLTPNLFLKQMLERYEKSGPGSSNVDERVTETWNNLMLQNKCCGVYGPSDWQNYTSAFRATHKDADFPWPRNCCVMDSQGDPLSVEGCNLGFSGYYKSNGCYDAISGRMNAHAWGVAWFGFAILCWTVSI